In the genome of Neofelis nebulosa isolate mNeoNeb1 chromosome 6, mNeoNeb1.pri, whole genome shotgun sequence, one region contains:
- the PPP1R11 gene encoding E3 ubiquitin-protein ligase PPP1R11, which produces MAEAGAGLSETVTETTVTVTTEPENRSLTIKLRKRKPEKKVEWTSDTVDNEHMGRRSSKCCCIYEKPRAFGESSTESDEEEEEGCGHTHCVRGHRKGRRRATPGPSPSTPPQPPDPSQPPPGPMQH; this is translated from the exons ATGGCcgaggcaggggctgggctgaGTGAGACCGTCACTGAGACAACGGTTACCGTGACAACCGAGCCC GAGAACCGGAGCCTGACCATCAAACTACGGAAGCGGAAGCCAGAGAAGAAGGTAGAATGGACGAGTGACACTGTGGACAACGAGCACATGGGACGCCGCTCATCAAAGT GCTGCTGTATTTATGAGAAACCTCGGGCCTTTGGCGAGAGCTCCACTGAGAGcgatgaggaagaagaagagggcTGTGGTCACACACACTGTGTACGGGGCCACCGCAAGGGACGGCGTCGTGCAACCCCAGGACCGAgccccagcacccctccccagcctcctgacccctcccagcctcctccagggCCAATGCAGCACTAa
- the POLR1H gene encoding DNA-directed RNA polymerase I subunit RPA12, protein MDSGRSRSHFQSDLDFCPDCGSILPLPGVEDTVTCIRCGFSVDVRDFEQKVVRTTFVFHKVGTAVPVAADEGPEFQGPVVDRRCSRCGHEGMAYHTRQMRSADEGQTVFYTCTSCRFQEKEDS, encoded by the exons ATGGACTCTGGGCGCTCCCGCTCCCACTTCCAGTCGGACCTGGACTTCTGTCCGGACTGCGGCTCCATCCTGCCCCTGCCCGGGGTTGAGGACACGGTCACCTGTATCCGCTGTGGCTTTTCCGTCGACGTGCGAG ACTTCGAGCAGAAGGTGGTCAGGACCACGTTTGTGTTCCACAAGGTGGGGACGGCGGTGCCCGTGGCGGCGGACGAGGGGCCTGAGTTCCAGGGGCCCGTG GTGGACCGGCGCTGCTCGCGATGCGGCCACGAGGGAATGGCCTACCATACCCGGCAGATGCGCTCAGCCGACGAAGGGCAGACCGTCTTCTACACCTGCACCAGCTGCAG GTTTCAGGAGAAAgaagactcttga